The genomic stretch CATACGCGGCGGTGACGTGCGCGCCGCGCAAGAGGCTCGCCCCTTCGAAGAGCCGAGCATCGACATGCGTTCGGAACGCGCCGCGCCGCCGCCTGTTGAGCCACGCCCGGAGGGCAAGAAGAAGAAAGTCAAAGCTGAAAGACCGCGGTCCCGCTCCACTGGCGCCTTTGCCAGGCTCTTCATTTACGGGACCATTCTGACGGCGCTCGGAACGGGGGCCTGGTGGGTCTACACCTCGGACTTCATGCTGACGGCGGAGGAGCGCAATCTCGGCCTTCCCACACCTCAGCCGCGCGTGCAAGCCGAGGATTTCACCGGATCCTCCGCCGGTCCGCAGGCAGTAAATGAGCGTGGCGGCTTCTCCGATGAATGGCTTGATGTATTCGCCCCTCAGCAGATCGCCGCAATCCGCCCGCGTCCAAACTCGCTGGTGGATGTGGTTACGGCAAGTGACGGCACAGCTGTTCGCATTCTGTCGAGCAGTGGGGATCCCTCGGGGGCCGTCGAAATCACAGTGCCGACCGAGGTTCTCCGCCAGATGGCCGGGCGAAGCTCGACGATCGCCCTGACGCTCCAGTCGACTGACGACGAACCTGTGGAGCTTTCGGTCTCATGTGATTTCTCCCGGCTCGGCGACTGTTCACGTCGAAGATTTACAGCCAACGCCCAAAAGGCAGACGCTCTCTTCCGTGTCTCTTTCGAAAATGGGATGGCGCCCGCAAACGCCGGGCGGCTCGTTATCAATGGAGATGTGACGGGCAGCGGTCGGGGTATAAACCTGTATTCGGTGCGCATCCTGCCAGGGCAGTGACCCGAGCCGATCCTTTCATTACTTCAGGAAGTCGGAGCCGCTGCACAGGATTTTCTTGTCGACTTTGCCAATCCGGGCTTCGTTTTTGTCCTCATAGGGCAGCGAATGAAGGATGTGGCGGATGAGGTTCAGGCGTGCCCGTCGCTTGTCATTCGCTCGAACCACGGTCCAGGGCGCGTGTTCGCTATGCGTCTCCTTCAGCATGCGGTCGCGTTTTTCGGTGTAGTCCTCCCACTTGTCGAAGGCGGCAATATCCATGGGTGACAGCTTCCAGATCTTCAGGGGATCATGCCTGCGATCATGGAAGCGTTTCAATTGCATTTCCCGCCCGATATCGAGCCAGAACTTGAAGAAGCGGATGCCGTCCTGTGCGAGAAGTTTTTCAAAACGCGGAACCTGCTTCAGAAAGGCCTCGTACTGCTCCGGGGTACAAAAGCCCATGACAGGCTCTACACCCGCACGGTTATACCAGGAGCGATCGAACAATACGAATTCGCCCGCTGTCGGGAAGTGGGACACATAACGCTGAAAATACCATTGGCCACGTTCTGTTTCAGTCGGCTTGGTCAGCGCAACCACCCGCGCCGAGCGGGGATTCATGTAGGAAAGCGTATCATGGATCGAGCCGCCCTTGCCGGCGGCATCGCGCCCCTCGAAAAGCGCCATCACCCTCACGCCTGTCTTTTGTTGCCAGAGCTGAACCTTGACCAGTTCCACCTGAAGGTCCTGCAGTTCCTTCTCGAAGGCAGCGCGATCCATCTTCTTGTCATAGGGATAGCCTCCGGATGCCATCGACATCTCATCGATCCACCCAGGAAGGACAGGATCATCGATATCGAAAACCCGTGCCTGACCATTGACCATCAATGTCTTCGCGCGACCCTGCACCGGCTTGTCCATCACTGCCTCCCTGCTTTCGACATGTCGAACATAGACCAGGCAGGCGCGGGCTGTGAAGCGCCTCTCGGTGCAACAATCCATTCCAAACGACGAATAGAGGCTCTCTTATGGGAAAGCGGCCATGCTGCATGGCGAGCAAGTGCAACTTCTGTCATGAATGGCGGATATTGGTGACAAAACATGCGGTACGATTGGGGTTTTGAATGCTGAATGAGGACAGAAGCGACTTGCGCCACGCATTCGAGCCTTTGCTGGTCCGCTGGCGACAGATCGCTGTCGCGGCGATTGTTTCTATGGCCTGTTATCTGGCGGGAGCTCAGGCCGGTTTTGCAATCGTTCTGTTTGTGATCGGGCTTGTCTACATCCTCTTTCGGCAGGACGGAACTGACAGCGAAGAGGTGGCCGCCCCGCCGGTGGCCCTTGAATCGCAGTCTGCGCGTCCTGATCCGGATAGTGTTGTGCAGGAAGTTATCGAGGCCCTCGACAAGCCCATCTTCATAATCGGACAGGATGGCCACTTGCGCGGTCAGAACAGCGTCGCCGACAAGGCTTTTGGACCGCCGGTAGGACCACTGCATGTTTCGACCCGTTTTCGTTCTCCCGGCATTCTCGACATGATCCGTGAGACAATCGAGACTGGCGAACCGAACCAGATCGAACATTCCGAGCGTCTGCCGTCAGAGCGGGTCTATACAGTTCGCATTGCACCGATGACCCTGGAGACCCTCAACCCGATTGAACCGCTCTTTCTGCTGTCTTTCCGCGACATTTCCGAATTGCGCCGGCTTGACCGCATGCGCAGCGACTTCGTCGCAAATGCCAGCCATGAACTCCGCACCCCTTTGGCATCGTTGCGCGGTTTTATTGAAACCCTTCTTGGTCCAGCGCGCGCCGATCCAAAAGCGCAAGAGCGCTTCCTTGGCATCATGCTCGACCAGGCGAACCGCATGAGCCGGCTCGTAGATGACCTGCTGTCACTGTCGCGGCTGGAGCTCAAGGCCCACATCGCCCCGGATCAGAAGGTCGATCTCGCTCCTGTTCTCGGTCATGTGCGCGATTCTCTGGCACCCCTTGCGGCAGAGCTGGATGTCACCATCGATCTGCATCTGCCGGAAGAGCAGATTCTGGTGGTCGGGGACCGCGATGAGCTCGTGCAGGTCTTTGAGAACCTGATCGAAAACGCATGCAAATATGGCCAGGAAGGAAAACGTGTCGACATTTACTTGCGACACACTGCAGAAGGAGGGACTGAGGTCAGCGTTGTAGACTGCGGACCAGGCATCCCGACGGAGCATGTACCGCGCCTGACCGAGCGCTTCTATCGCGTCAATATCGAGGATAGTCGCTCCAAGAAGGGCACGGGCTTGGGATTGGCGATCGTCAAGCACATCTTGACCCGCCATCGGGCACGGCTGGTCGTCAGGTCGGAGCTCGGCAAGGGAACCGACTTCACCGTGCGGTTTTGACATATTTCTCGATGAATGGCACGAGATCGTAGAAATTTCTTTTATAAATCAATAACTTAATATGTCACAAATGTTTCATCAAAGTGACATAAAAGCATGTCGCAAGAGCCGATAGAAGGAGACCTGCCGATTGTCGGCGAAAGGTCGACACAACGGCCGCAAAGACACACAAGCCCATTCCGGGAGATGATCATGAACGCTCTGAAACTTTCCGTAGCTGCCTTGGCGGCCTCCGTGGCCTTCGCCGGCGCTGCCGTTGCCCGTGACCAGATCCAGATCGCTGGTTCGTCCACCGTTCTGCCCTACGCCTCCATCGTCGCTGAAGCTTTCGGCGAAAACTTCGAATTCCCGACTCCGGTTGTTGAATCCGGCGGTTCCGGCGCAGGTCGCAAGAAGCTTTGCGAAGGCGTGGGTGAAAACACCATCGACATCGCCAACTCGTCGTCGCGTATCTCCAAGTCCGACATCGAGCTCTGCACGTCGAACGGCGTAACTGAAATCCAGGAAGTTCGCATCGGTTACGACGGCATCGTGTTCGCTTCGGACATCAACGGTCCGGAATACGCCTTCACTCCGGCTGACTGGCACAGCGCACTTGCTGCAAAGGTTCTGAAGGATGGCCAGCTGGTCGACAATCCTTACAAGAACTGGAACGAGATCCGCGCCGACCTGCCGGCTCAGCCGATCCTCGCTTTCATCCCGGGCACAAAGCACGGCACCCGTGAAGTCTTCGACACCAAGGTTATTGTGGCTGGCTGCGAAGAGAACGGCACCTTTGAAGCTCTGAAGGCTGCGGCAAACGGCGACGAAGATGCTGCTGAAGACGGCTGCATGGCGCTGCGCACCGACGGCGTTTCGGTCGACATCGACGGCGACTACACCGAAACCCTGGCCCGCGTTGACGCCAACAAGAACGGCATCGGCGTCTTCGGTCTGTCCTTCTACCAGAACAACACCGACAAGCTCCGCGTCGGCACCATGGGTGGCGTCGTTCCTTCGGTCGAATCGATCGCCTCCGGTGAATACCCGGTTTCGCGCCCGCTCTACTTCTACGTCAAGAACGCTCACCTCGACGTAATCCCTGGCCTCCAGGAATATGTTGAGTTCTTCGTTTCTGACGAAATGGCTGGCCCGGACGGTCCGCTTGCTGCCTACGGTCTCGTTTCTGATCCGGAACTGGCCAAGACGCAGGAAGCCGTCAAGGCTCGCACGCCGATGGCTCCGCTGAACTAATCCTAGAACAATCCGGCGGCATCCCGACGGGATGCCGCCGGTTTCCTTTGTAGCAGGGGTGCAGGCTTATGAGCGTTGGCGTCATCATTCTGGTAGTATTGGTTCTCTCCTCACTCGGCTACATTCTTGGCAAGCGGCATGCAGTGGCTGTTTCCGCCAGAGCAGGTGTCAAACTGCATTCTCTTCCGTCCTATTATGGTCAGACGGTCGCGCTTTTCGCTGCTGTTCCGGCACTCCTTCTGCTGATGGTCTGGCTTCTTTTGCAGCCGACCGTGATTGAAAGCCGCGTGAGTGGCATGATCCCCGACAGCGTCATTCCTGATGGTGGCGCAAGAAGCCTCGTCATGGCCGATGTGCGCCGGATTGCTGACGGTCTGGATGCCGTTTTGAACCGAGGCGGGCTGACGGAGCAGGATCTCGCGCGCATGAGTGCGGAGTCGGACGACATCCGTGCCAGCCTTGCCGAGGTGGGCATTGCCCTCGTAGGTGCCGTCCCTCAGGAAGTCTTCGTTGCGGCAAAGGAATACCGCTCGCTCGACAAGATCGGTGATTGGGCGATGACGGTTGTGGTCGTCGCTGTTTCTGCCGCCTTCGCGTTCTGGTCCTATCGCAGGATTCGCCCCGATATGCGGGCTCGAAATGTCAGCGAAAGCTTCGTGAAAGCTGTCCTGATTGGTTGCTCTACCGTCGCCATCCTGACGACGTTCGGCATTGTCGGTTCCCTGGTCTTCGAAACCATCCATTTCTTCCAGCTCTATCCGGCAAGCGACTTCTTCTTCTCGACAGTGTGGAACCCGCAGTTCCGAGGCGGGTCCGACCTTGGCATCTGGCCACTGCTCTGGGGCACTTTCTACGTCTCTTTCATCGCACTTCTGGTCGCCGTTCCGATCGGTCTTCTGATTGCGATCTACCTCGCGGAATATGCCGGCAGCCGTTTGCGCGCGGTCGCCAAGCCCGCGATCGAGATGCTCGCCGGTATTCCGACCATCGTCTATGGTCTGTTCGCCCTGATCACCGTCGGCCCCTTCCTGCGCGACTGGCTCGCCCAGCCGATGGGTCTTGGCAATTCCTCGTCGTCGGTGCTGACTGCAGGCCTCGTGATGGGTATCATGATCATCCCATTCGTCAGTTCGCTGTCGGATGACATCATCAATGCGGTGCCGCAGTCGTTGCGCGACGGGTCCTATGGTCTGGGCGCGACAAAGTCGGAAACAATCAAGCAGGTTGTCATGCCCGCCGCATTGCCCGGTATTGTCGGTGCGATCCTGTTGGCAGCAAGCCGTGCGATCGGTGAAACCATGATTGTGGTTCTGGGCGCAGGCGCTGCCGCAAAACTCGATCTCAATCCCTTTGAGGCAATGACCACGGTCACGGTCAAGATCGTCAGCCAGCTGACGGGCGACACGGAATTCGCCAGCCCTGAGACCCTGGTGGCCTTTGCCCTCGGCCTCACCCTTTTCGTCTTCACGCTCTCTTTGAACGTGATTGCCCTCTACATTGTGCGTAAATATCGGGAGCAGTACGAATGACCGACGCAACGATCACGGGCGGTATTACTGCTCCAAGAAAAAGCGTTTCGCTGCTGACGGAAGATGCCCGCACGCGCCGCCGCAACCGAGCTGAAGCCCGCTTTCGCATGATGGGCAAGATTGGTGTGGCAATCGGCATCCTGGCGCTGGTCGGTCTGCTGACGTCGATCCTCTATAATGGCCTGTCCTCTTTCCGCCAGACATTCGTATCCGTCAATGTGTATCTGGATCCGGCAAAGCTCGACAAACCCGGCAATCGCAATCTTGAGGACATCGCCAAGGTGTCCACATTTGGCTATGCGCCCTTGATCGAGGCAGCATTCGAAAAGACGCTCGCAGACAAGGGTGTGTCCCTTGACGGGGTAAGTGCCAAGGATGCGGCAGAACTGATCTCGAAGGAGGCTCCGGCGACATTGCGCAACTACGTGCTGGCCAATCCCGAGATGATTGGCGAGACCGTGAATTTCGAGCTTTTGGCTGCAGGGCGTATCGACGGTTACTTCAAGGGCCGCGTCACCATGGAAAGCGCTGCTCTCGACAGGAATGTCTCGCCTGAGCAGCTGCAACTGGCCGATCGCCTCGCCGACGCCGGCATTCTTGAAACCAAGTTCAACTGGGGTTTCTTTACGGCTGCCGACGCCTCCGATACCCGTCCTGAAGCGTCAGGTCTGGGTGTGGCCATCCTTGGTTCGGCCTATATGATGCTGATCGTCCTGGTCCTGTCGCTGCCCATTGGCGTGGCCGCCTCAATCTACCTCGAAGAATTCGCGCCGCAAAACCGCTTCACCGACCTCATCGAGGTCAATATCGCCAATCTTGCAGCCGTACCTTCGATCGTCTTCGGTATCCTTGGCCTCGCGGTTTTCATCAACTTCATGGGCTTGCCACAGTCGGCGCCGATTGTCGGCGGTCTCGTCCTGACGCTGATGACGCTGCCGACCATCATCATTGCCACGCGCGCGGCCCTGAAAGCTGTACCCCCCAGCATTCGCGATGCAGCGCTCGGGGTCGGCGCCTCGAAGATGCAGGCCATCTTCCACCACGTCCTGCCTCTTGCCATGCCTGGCATCCTGACTGGCACGATCATTGGCTTGGCTCAGGCGCTCGGCGAAACTGCCCCGCTGCTGCTCATTGGCATGGTTGCCTTCGTCCGCGAATTTCCTGCCGGCCCACCCGAAGGTTTCTTCGATCCTGCCGCAGCCTTGCCTGTCCAGGTTTATAACTGGACCCAGCGCGGCGATCCGGCCTTCGTGGAGCGTGCCTCAGGCGCCATCATCGTATTGCTGGCATTCCTGATCTGCATGAACTTGATCGCAATTATTCTGCGCCGCCGATTTGAGCGCCGCTGGTAGGAGGTCGTGATGATGAATAACATGTCACAGACAATATCGACGACGACGACCACGAAAGCTGACACTATGACTGAAGCCAAGATCTCTGCCCGGAAAGTCCAAGTCTATTACGGCGAGAAGCAAGCGATCCGTGATGTCGACATTGATATTCGCCAGCGCACGGTTACGGCCTTTATCGGCCCTTCGGGTTGCGGCAAGTCAACGTTCCTGCGCACACTGAACCGGATGAATGATACCATCGACATCTGCCGTGTTGAAGGCAGCATCACCATCGATGGCGAAAACATCTATGATCCGAAGGTTGATCCGGTCCAGCTGCGCGCAAAGGTGGGCATGGTCTTCCAGAAGCCGAACCCGTTCCCGAAGTCGATCTACGAGAACGTCGCCTACGGCCCGCGTATTCATGGTCTCGCCTCCAAGAAGGCTGACCTCGACGAAATCGTTGCATCCGCTCTTCAGAAGGCTGGCCTCTGGAACGAGGTCAAGGACCGTCTCAACGAGTCGGGCACCGGTCTGTCCGGCGGTCAGCAGCAGCGTCTCTGCATTGCTCGCGCCATCGCCGTCAGCCCTGAAATCATCCTGATGGACGAGCCGTGCTCGGCGCTTGATCCGATCGCAACGGCAAAGGTCGAGGAACTGATCCATGAACTGCGCACCAATTTCACCATTGTGATTGTGACGCACTCCATGCAGCAGGCTGCCCGCGTTTCGCAGCGCACCGCGATGTTCCACCTCGGCCTGCTGGTCGAGGAAAACGATACCGACAAGATGTTCACCAATCCGGATGACCAGCGAACCCAGGACTACATCATGGGTCGCTTCGGCTGAGCCAGACCTCGCCGTTTCAAGCGTCAACCAGCTCAAGGATTACATACATGTCTACTTCGCACATCTTCTCGGCCTTTGATGAAGAACTGAAATTCCTGATGCGCCGGATCTCGGAGATGGGCGGGCTGGCCGAGCAGATGGTCGCCGACAGTGTCCGTGCTCTGGTCAACACGGATGTTGCCCTCGCGCAGAAGGTCATTTCCGATGACGCGATCATGGATGCGACCGAGCGCGAAATCGGCGATAAGGCCGTTGTCATGATTGCCCGTCGCCAGCCGGTGGCCGCAGATCTTCGCGAGATCATTGGGGCGCTTCGCATTGCAAGCGATCTCGAGCGCGTCGGCGATCTTGGAAAAAGCAATTGCAAGCGCGTCGTGGCAATCCAGGGAACAGGCATTCCGCGAAAGCTGGCGCGTGGCCTTGAGCATTTGTCCGAACTGGCCTTGCAGCAGCTGAAGGAAGTGCTGGACGTCTACACGACCCGCTCTGCCGAGAAGGCCAAGTCCATCCGTGACCGCGATGAAGAAATCGACGCCATGTATACCTCGCTCTTCCGCGAGTTGCTGACCTACATGATGGAAGATCCGCGCAATATCACAAGCTGCACCCACCTTCTGTTCTGTGCCAAGAACATCGAGCGGATTGGTGACCATGCAACCAATATTGCCGAAACCATCTATTACATGAAAACCGGCGCCCAGCCGGAAGGCGAGCGTCCGAAGGAGGATCTGACGGCCTCTGTGGGCGCGATCAAAGAGTAAGCGGATACCGAAGAGGTAGAACCAGATGCTCCCCAAAATTGCAGTGGTTGAAGACGAGGAAGCGCTGAGCGTCCTGCTCCGCTACAACCTCGAGGCCGAAGGCTACGAGGTTGAAGCCATCATGCGTGGCGATGAGGCAGAAATTCGCCTTCAGGAACGGGTCCCCGATCTTCTGATCCTTGACTGGATGCTGCCCGGCGTTTCAGGCATTGAGCTGTGCCGCCGCTTGCGCATGCGACCGGAAACCGAGCGTTTGCCGATCATCATGCTGACGGCGCGTGGCGAAGAAAGCGAGCGCGTCCGCGGTCTGTCGACCGGCGCCGACGACTACGTGGTGAAGCCATTCTCGACGCCGGAGCTGATGGCGCGCGTAAAGGCAATGTTGCGCCGGGCAAAGCCGGAGGTTTTGTCCAGCGTCCTGCGTTGTGGCGATATCGAGCTGGATCGAGAAACCCATCGCGTTCATCGAAAGAGCCGAGAAGTTCGGCTGGGGCCGACCGAGTTTCGTCTCCTGGAATTCTTGATGTCGTCACCTGGCCGCGTTTTCTCACGCTCGCAGCTTCTCGATGGTGTCTGGGGGCATGACATCTATGTCGACGAACGAACCGTCGATGTTCATGTCGGCCGTCTGCGCAAGGCGCTCAACTTTTCGAACATGCAGGACGTGATCCGCACCGTCCGCGGCGCTGGATACTCGATGGAAGCCTGATGACTGCGCCTTTCGGATGCCTCTGAAAACAAGAAACGGGCCTTTCGGCCCGTTTGTTGTTTCGATGCGATCATTTTGTCGATCAGCGTGCCGCGCGACGACGTTCGCT from Peteryoungia desertarenae encodes the following:
- the pstC gene encoding phosphate ABC transporter permease subunit PstC → MSVGVIILVVLVLSSLGYILGKRHAVAVSARAGVKLHSLPSYYGQTVALFAAVPALLLLMVWLLLQPTVIESRVSGMIPDSVIPDGGARSLVMADVRRIADGLDAVLNRGGLTEQDLARMSAESDDIRASLAEVGIALVGAVPQEVFVAAKEYRSLDKIGDWAMTVVVVAVSAAFAFWSYRRIRPDMRARNVSESFVKAVLIGCSTVAILTTFGIVGSLVFETIHFFQLYPASDFFFSTVWNPQFRGGSDLGIWPLLWGTFYVSFIALLVAVPIGLLIAIYLAEYAGSRLRAVAKPAIEMLAGIPTIVYGLFALITVGPFLRDWLAQPMGLGNSSSSVLTAGLVMGIMIIPFVSSLSDDIINAVPQSLRDGSYGLGATKSETIKQVVMPAALPGIVGAILLAASRAIGETMIVVLGAGAAAKLDLNPFEAMTTVTVKIVSQLTGDTEFASPETLVAFALGLTLFVFTLSLNVIALYIVRKYREQYE
- the pstB gene encoding phosphate ABC transporter ATP-binding protein PstB, which encodes MTEAKISARKVQVYYGEKQAIRDVDIDIRQRTVTAFIGPSGCGKSTFLRTLNRMNDTIDICRVEGSITIDGENIYDPKVDPVQLRAKVGMVFQKPNPFPKSIYENVAYGPRIHGLASKKADLDEIVASALQKAGLWNEVKDRLNESGTGLSGGQQQRLCIARAIAVSPEIILMDEPCSALDPIATAKVEELIHELRTNFTIVIVTHSMQQAARVSQRTAMFHLGLLVEENDTDKMFTNPDDQRTQDYIMGRFG
- the phoU gene encoding phosphate signaling complex protein PhoU, whose translation is MSTSHIFSAFDEELKFLMRRISEMGGLAEQMVADSVRALVNTDVALAQKVISDDAIMDATEREIGDKAVVMIARRQPVAADLREIIGALRIASDLERVGDLGKSNCKRVVAIQGTGIPRKLARGLEHLSELALQQLKEVLDVYTTRSAEKAKSIRDRDEEIDAMYTSLFRELLTYMMEDPRNITSCTHLLFCAKNIERIGDHATNIAETIYYMKTGAQPEGERPKEDLTASVGAIKE
- a CDS encoding substrate-binding domain-containing protein; the protein is MNALKLSVAALAASVAFAGAAVARDQIQIAGSSTVLPYASIVAEAFGENFEFPTPVVESGGSGAGRKKLCEGVGENTIDIANSSSRISKSDIELCTSNGVTEIQEVRIGYDGIVFASDINGPEYAFTPADWHSALAAKVLKDGQLVDNPYKNWNEIRADLPAQPILAFIPGTKHGTREVFDTKVIVAGCEENGTFEALKAAANGDEDAAEDGCMALRTDGVSVDIDGDYTETLARVDANKNGIGVFGLSFYQNNTDKLRVGTMGGVVPSVESIASGEYPVSRPLYFYVKNAHLDVIPGLQEYVEFFVSDEMAGPDGPLAAYGLVSDPELAKTQEAVKARTPMAPLN
- the ppk2 gene encoding polyphosphate kinase 2, yielding MDKPVQGRAKTLMVNGQARVFDIDDPVLPGWIDEMSMASGGYPYDKKMDRAAFEKELQDLQVELVKVQLWQQKTGVRVMALFEGRDAAGKGGSIHDTLSYMNPRSARVVALTKPTETERGQWYFQRYVSHFPTAGEFVLFDRSWYNRAGVEPVMGFCTPEQYEAFLKQVPRFEKLLAQDGIRFFKFWLDIGREMQLKRFHDRRHDPLKIWKLSPMDIAAFDKWEDYTEKRDRMLKETHSEHAPWTVVRANDKRRARLNLIRHILHSLPYEDKNEARIGKVDKKILCSGSDFLK
- the phoB gene encoding phosphate regulon transcriptional regulator PhoB yields the protein MLPKIAVVEDEEALSVLLRYNLEAEGYEVEAIMRGDEAEIRLQERVPDLLILDWMLPGVSGIELCRRLRMRPETERLPIIMLTARGEESERVRGLSTGADDYVVKPFSTPELMARVKAMLRRAKPEVLSSVLRCGDIELDRETHRVHRKSREVRLGPTEFRLLEFLMSSPGRVFSRSQLLDGVWGHDIYVDERTVDVHVGRLRKALNFSNMQDVIRTVRGAGYSMEA
- the phoR gene encoding phosphate regulon sensor histidine kinase PhoR; translation: MLNEDRSDLRHAFEPLLVRWRQIAVAAIVSMACYLAGAQAGFAIVLFVIGLVYILFRQDGTDSEEVAAPPVALESQSARPDPDSVVQEVIEALDKPIFIIGQDGHLRGQNSVADKAFGPPVGPLHVSTRFRSPGILDMIRETIETGEPNQIEHSERLPSERVYTVRIAPMTLETLNPIEPLFLLSFRDISELRRLDRMRSDFVANASHELRTPLASLRGFIETLLGPARADPKAQERFLGIMLDQANRMSRLVDDLLSLSRLELKAHIAPDQKVDLAPVLGHVRDSLAPLAAELDVTIDLHLPEEQILVVGDRDELVQVFENLIENACKYGQEGKRVDIYLRHTAEGGTEVSVVDCGPGIPTEHVPRLTERFYRVNIEDSRSKKGTGLGLAIVKHILTRHRARLVVRSELGKGTDFTVRF
- the pstA gene encoding phosphate ABC transporter permease PstA — protein: MMGKIGVAIGILALVGLLTSILYNGLSSFRQTFVSVNVYLDPAKLDKPGNRNLEDIAKVSTFGYAPLIEAAFEKTLADKGVSLDGVSAKDAAELISKEAPATLRNYVLANPEMIGETVNFELLAAGRIDGYFKGRVTMESAALDRNVSPEQLQLADRLADAGILETKFNWGFFTAADASDTRPEASGLGVAILGSAYMMLIVLVLSLPIGVAASIYLEEFAPQNRFTDLIEVNIANLAAVPSIVFGILGLAVFINFMGLPQSAPIVGGLVLTLMTLPTIIIATRAALKAVPPSIRDAALGVGASKMQAIFHHVLPLAMPGILTGTIIGLAQALGETAPLLLIGMVAFVREFPAGPPEGFFDPAAALPVQVYNWTQRGDPAFVERASGAIIVLLAFLICMNLIAIILRRRFERRW